A single genomic interval of Candidatus Binatia bacterium harbors:
- a CDS encoding glycine zipper domain-containing protein, translated as MKTRIGKGLAAITVAALIGVGCAGGPLTTREKGAGIGAVGGAVAGGIIGSTVGHPAAGALIGGGLGLGAGALIGDQIQGQENRDYDQQRQIDRNARELDRLRRERGEY; from the coding sequence ATGAAAACTAGAATCGGTAAAGGCTTGGCTGCAATCACGGTTGCGGCGTTGATCGGAGTAGGTTGTGCGGGCGGGCCGCTTACGACCAGAGAAAAGGGTGCTGGAATCGGCGCCGTGGGTGGGGCGGTTGCGGGAGGGATCATCGGGAGCACTGTGGGTCATCCGGCGGCGGGAGCGCTGATCGGCGGCGGGCTCGGGTTAGGCGCCGGCGCCCTGATCGGCGATCAGATCCAGGGCCAGGAAAACCGCGACTATGACCAGCAGCGACAGATCGACCGTAACGCTCGTGAGCTCGACCGGCTCAGGAGAGAGCGCGGGGAGTACTAA